A stretch of the Streptomyces sp. NBC_00078 genome encodes the following:
- a CDS encoding antitoxin produces MGIFDRFKSNRQVQDKAKDMSDAAERKANDKTGSKYESQVDDAQQKIEGRMGMDRDRPEQP; encoded by the coding sequence ATGGGCATCTTCGACAGGTTCAAGAGCAACCGCCAGGTGCAGGACAAGGCCAAGGACATGTCCGACGCGGCGGAACGCAAGGCCAACGACAAGACCGGCAGCAAATACGAGAGCCAGGTCGACGACGCGCAGCAGAAGATCGAGGGCCGGATGGGCATGGACCGGGACAGGCCCGAGCAGCCGTAG
- a CDS encoding HNH endonuclease family protein — translation MRRLRGGAATAVVLVFAVAGCKADTKTGSSGPEPAGGGGAGGGAALTAAESLTVKGRAPKTGYARDRFGTAWADTDSNSCDTRDDILKRDLDDVKFTGGTCKVSYGVLESDPYSGKKVAYRRGRSLVDIDHVVALSDAWQKGAKYWDASKRIALANDPLNLLAVDASTNRSKGDGDTATWVPPSKTFRCTYVAAQVAVKKKYGLWVTAAEKAAMEKVLKACPGQKLPSGGNPTKAPARFHAG, via the coding sequence GTGAGGCGTCTGAGGGGCGGGGCTGCGACGGCCGTCGTGCTGGTGTTCGCCGTGGCCGGCTGCAAGGCCGATACGAAGACCGGATCCAGTGGGCCGGAGCCGGCCGGGGGAGGGGGAGCAGGCGGGGGCGCCGCCCTGACCGCCGCCGAGTCGCTGACCGTGAAGGGGCGGGCACCGAAGACGGGTTACGCCCGGGACAGGTTCGGCACCGCCTGGGCCGACACCGACTCCAACAGCTGCGACACCCGCGACGACATCCTCAAACGGGACCTGGACGACGTGAAGTTCACCGGCGGCACCTGCAAGGTGTCGTACGGCGTACTGGAGTCGGACCCCTACTCGGGCAAGAAGGTGGCCTACCGGCGCGGCCGCAGCCTCGTCGACATAGACCACGTGGTCGCCCTCTCCGATGCCTGGCAGAAGGGCGCCAAGTACTGGGACGCCAGCAAGCGCATAGCCCTGGCCAACGACCCGCTGAACCTCCTCGCCGTCGACGCGAGCACCAACCGCTCCAAGGGCGACGGCGACACGGCCACGTGGGTGCCGCCGAGCAAGACGTTCCGGTGCACGTACGTCGCCGCACAGGTCGCCGTGAAGAAGAAGTACGGGCTGTGGGTCACCGCGGCGGAGAAGGCCGCGATGGAGAAGGTGCTCAAGGCGTGCCCGGGGCAGAAGCTGCCCTCCGGCGGCAACCCGACGAAGGCACCCGCCCGCTTCCACGCGGGCTGA